One region of Macadamia integrifolia cultivar HAES 741 chromosome 11, SCU_Mint_v3, whole genome shotgun sequence genomic DNA includes:
- the LOC122093925 gene encoding 3-hydroxybutyryl-CoA dehydrogenase, whose protein sequence is MAETKAIGVVGGGQMGSGIAQTAAVGGIDVWLHDSDAQALNRARKSISSSLQRLISKGLLSQGVGADAQRRLKFTSNLEDFRSADVIIEAIVESEDVKKKLFSQLDGIAKASAILASNTSSISITRLASATMRPQQVIGMHFMNPVPTMKLVEIIRGADTSDETFVAVKSLAERLGKIVICSQDYPGFIINRILMPMINEAFFTLYTGVATKEDIDAGMKLGTNQPMGPLALADFIGLDVCLSIMKVLHVGLGDSKYAPCPLLVQYVDAGRLGKKRGIGVYTYRKVQPSPRL, encoded by the exons ATGGCGGAAACGAAGGCGATAGGGGTAGTGGGTGGCGGGCAGATGGGCTCAGGTATCGCCCAGACCGCTGCCGTCGGGGGCATCGATGTTTGGCTTCACGACTCCGACGCCCAAGCTCTCAACAGAGCAAGAAAGTCCATCTCCAGTTCCCTCCAGCGCCTTATTTCCAAAGGCCTCCTCTCTCAG GGAGTAGGCGCTGATGCTCAGCGTCGTCTTAAGTTTACCTCGAATTTGGAAGACTTTCGATCTGCAGATGTTATCATTGAAGCCATTGTCGAATCTGAAGATGTTAAGAAGAAACTGTTTTCTCAACTAGATGGAATTGCCAAGGCTTCTGCGATTTTGGCTTCTAATACAAGTTCCATTTCCATTACTCGCTTGGCATCAGCTACCATGCGTCCCCAACAG GTGATTGGCATGCATTTTATGAATCCTGTTCCTACCATGAAACTGGTTGAGATTATAAGAGGTGCGGACACATCAGATGAAACATTTGTGGCAGTGAAATCCTTGGCAGAGCG GCTTGGAAAGATTGTTATATGCTCTCAAGACTACCCTGGATTCATTATAAATCGGATTCTTATGCCTATGATAAATGAAGCATTCTTCACTCTCTATACTGGGGTGGCAACAAAAGAGGACATTGATGCAGGGATGAAACTGGGTACAAATCAGCCGATGGGCCCTTTAGCGCTTGCAGATTTCATTGGACTGGATGTCTGCCTGTCAATAATGAAGGTCCTTCACGTTGGTCTAGGGGACAGCAAATATGCTCCATGCCCTCTTCTTGTGCAGTATGTTGATGCTGGTCGCCTGGGAAAGAAACGAGGTATTGGTGTGTATACTTACCGTAAAGTACAACCATCACCTCGTCTCTGA